The proteins below come from a single Ovis canadensis isolate MfBH-ARS-UI-01 breed Bighorn chromosome 23, ARS-UI_OviCan_v2, whole genome shotgun sequence genomic window:
- the RAB27B gene encoding ras-related protein Rab-27B, with product MTDGDYDYLIKLLALGDSGVGKTTFLYRYTDNKFNPKFITTVGIDFREKRVVYNTQGPNGSTGKAFKVHLQLWDTAGQERFRSLTTAFFRDAMGFLLMFDLTSQQSFLNVRNWMSQLQANAYCENPDIVLIGNKADLPDQREVNERQARDLAEKYSIPYFETSAATGQDVEKAVETLLDLIMKRMEQCVEKTHIPDTVNGSSSGKLDGEKSAEKKCAC from the exons ATGACCGATGGGGACTACGATTATCTGATCAAACTCCTGGCCCTTGGAGATTCAGGGGTAGGGAAGACAACATTTCTTTATCGATACACAGACAACAAATTCAATCCCAAGTTCATCACGACAGTAGGGATAGACTTTCGGGAAAAACGTGTG GTTTACAACACACAGGGACCAAATGGGTCAACAGGGAAAGCATTTAAGGTGCATCTTCAGCTTTGGGACACTGCAGGACAAGAGCG ATTCCGGAGCCTCACTACAGCATTCTTCAGAGATGCCATGGGGTTCTTATTAATGTTTGACCTCACCAGTCAACAGAGCTTCTTAAATGTCAGAAACTGGATGA GCCAACTGCAAGCAAATGCTTATTGTGAAAACCCAGATATAGTATTAATTGGCAACAAGGCGGACCTGCCAGACCAGAGGGAAGTCAATGAACGGCAAGCCCGGGACCTGGCTGAAAAATACAG CATACCATATTTTGAAACAAGTGCAGCGACTGGCCAGGATGTGGAAAAAGCTGTGGAAACCCTGCTGGACTTAATAATGAAACGGATGGAGCAGTGTGTAGAGAAGACCCACATCCCCGACACGGTCAATGGGAGCAGCTCTGGAAAGCTGGATGGGGAGAAGTCAGCAGAGAAGAAATGTGCCTGTTAG